In Lagopus muta isolate bLagMut1 chromosome 6, bLagMut1 primary, whole genome shotgun sequence, one DNA window encodes the following:
- the BMP4 gene encoding bone morphogenetic protein 4 → MIPGNRMLMVILLCQVLLGGTNHASLIPETGRKKVAELQGQAGSGRRSAQSHELLRGFETTLLQMFGLRRRPQPSKSAVIPSYMLDLYRLQSGEEEESLQEISLQYPERSTSRANTVRSFHHEEHLESVPGPSEAPRIRFVFNLSSVPDNEVISSAELRLYREQVEEPSAAWERGFHRINIYEVMKPLSERSQAITRLLDTRLVHHNVTRWETFDVSPAVIRWTKDKQPNHGLVIEVTHLHQAQTHQGKHVRISRSLPQGHGGDWAQLRPLLVTFGHDGRGHALTRRARRSPKHQRSRKNKKNCRRHALYVDFSDVGWNDWIVAPPGYQAFYCHGDCPFPLADHLNSTNHAIVQTLVNSVNSSIPKACCVPTELSAISMLYLDEYDKVVLKNYQEMVVEGCGCR, encoded by the exons ATGATTCCTGGTAACCGAATGCTGATGGTCATCCTACTATGCCAAGTCCTGCTGGGAGGTACCAACCATGCTAGCCTGATCCCCGAGACCGGCAGGAAGAAAGTAGCAGAGCTTCAGGGACAAGCCGGATCCGGACGCCGCTCTGCCCAAAGCCATGAACTCTTGCGGGGTTTCGAAACGACTCTGCTGCAGATGTTTGGGCTGCGAAGGCGGCCCCAGCCCAGCAAATCAGCCGTCATCCCCAGTTACATGCTGGATCTCTATCGACTCCAGTccggagaagaggaggagagccTCCAGGAGATCAGCCTGCAGTATCCCGAGAGATCGACCAGCCGGGCCAACACCGTGAGGAGCTTCCACCATGAAG AGCACCTGGAGAGCGTCCCGGGTCCCAGCGAAGCGCCGCGGATCCGCTTCGTCTTCAACCTCAGCAGCGTGCCGGACAACGAGGTGATCTCGTCGGCGGAGCTGCGGCTGTACCGGGAGCAGGTGGAGGAGCCGAGCGCGGCGTGGGAGAGGGGCTTCCACCGGATAAACATTTACGAAGTGATGAAGCCGCTGTCGGAGCGCTCGCAGGCCATTACGCGCCTGTTGGACACGCGGTTGGTGCACCACAACGTGACGCGCTGGGAGACCTTCGATGTGAGCCCAGCCGTGATCCGGTGGACCAAGGACAAGCAGCCGAACCACGGGCTGGTGATCGAGGTGACCCACCTCCACCAGGCACAGACTCATCAGGGCAAACACGTCAGGATTAGCCGATCTTTACCTCAAGGGCACGGCGGGGACTGGGCGCAGCTCAGGCCGCTCCTGGTCACTTTCGGGCACGACGGACGAGGCCACGCGCTGACCCGCAGGGCCCGCCGCAGCCCCAAGCACCAACGTTCCcgcaagaacaaaaaaaactgcCGCCGCCACGCTCTCTATGTGGATTTCAGCGACGTGGGTTGGAACGATTGGATCGTGGCCCCCCCGGGCTACCAGGCGTTTTACTGCCACGGGGACTGCCCCTTCCCCCTGGCCGACCACCTCAACTCCACCAACCACGCCATCGTGCAGACGTTGGTCAACTCCGTCAACTCCAGCATCCCCAAGGCCTGCTGCGTGCCCACGGAGCTGAGCGCCATCTCCATGCTCTACCTGGATGAGTATGACAAGGTGGTGCTGAAAAACTACCAGGAGATGGTGGTGGAGGGGTGCGGGTGCCGCTga